Below is a genomic region from Amycolatopsis sp. 195334CR.
CCCGAAAGCGCGGCGCGGCGCCAGTTCTGCCGGACCGCGGCCTCGTCCACCGGCAGTTCCGCGGCGGGGTGCCGGGAGGCCAGCCAGGCCTGCACCCCGAGCACCACCAGCACGACGGCACCGGCGACGCGGAGCACGGTGTACGCGGCCTCGCTCGCGGCGACCAGCGCGGCCACGCCCGCCGCGGCGGCCACCGCCCAGGCGAGCAGGCCGGCTTCGATGCCGAGCACCACGGGCAGCGCCGAGCGCGCACCGCCGAGCGCCGCCCGCCGGATCACCAGTGCCGTGGTGGGACCGGGCACCATCGCGCCCAGGGTCACCGCGAGCACGAAACCACCGAGATTCGACCAAGTCATGCGCGCAGTATCGCACAACACGACCGGGCGAATCTTGGCCGGGGAACCAGCAGGCCGGAACTGACCGGAATGCGCCGAAATCGTCGGAACGCTGCTTCGGCGCGCCCTTTTCCAGAGCAACGGACGGGATCAATGCAAGCGCACGACACAGCGCCCGTGACCGGGCACAACTCTTGCCCGCCAAGCGAAAGCGAGCGGGTGCTCACGCCGGCGGAGCAGGTCGTCCAGACCACCCGCGGCCGGATAGACGAAATCGACGACCAGATCATCGGCCTGATCGAGCAACGCCGGAAACTGTCCACCGAAATCCAGTCCGCGCGGCTCGGCGCGGGCGGAACGAAGATTTCCTACGGCCGCGAGAACGTGGTGATCGGCCGTTATTCCCGGGAACTGGGCAAACCGGGCAGGGTGCTCAGCCTGGCCATTCTGGAAGTGTGCCGCGGCGCGCTGGACAGGGCGGCGCGCCGCCCGTCGGACAGCTGATCGATGACCGAACTGCGGCGGTTCCAGGTGCTGGTGGCCGGTGCCACGGTGTCCAACTTCGGCGGTTACCTGAACATGGTGGCGCTGAACCTGTTCGTGCTGGAGCGCACCGGCAGCGCGGTGAGCATGGGCCTGTTCATGACGCTCCGGCTCGCCGCCGGGTTCGCCGCCGGGCTGGCCGGTGGCACGGTGGCCGCCCGGCTGCCGCGCAAGCCGGTGCTGATCGCCTGCGACCTCGGCCAGGCGGCGGCGTTGCTCGCGCTGGTCGCGGCGACCGCGGGCGGCGGGGACTCCGGGCTGGTGCTGCTGCCGGTGGTGGCGGTGGCCACCGGGCTGCTCGGCAACACCACGGTGGTGCTGTTGCGCAGCAGCGTGCCGGACCTGGTCGGCGCGGCGAACCGGATGCGGGCCAACGGCATGCTGGTGACCGGCCGCGCGATCGCGATGACCGCGGGCTTCGCCACCGGCGGGGTGCTCGTGGCCGCGCTGGGCTACCACGCCGCGTTCGTGATCGACGCGGTCACCTTCGGCGTGTCCGCCGCGACCGTCGCGGTGCTGGCGCTGGCGTTCCCCGCGCCGTCGAAGGCGACCGCGCCGCGGGCGGGCGCACCGGTCCGCCGGTGGGCGCGGGTGGCCGGACTGGCGGCCGTGCCGCCGGTGCTGGCCATTCTCGGCATCCGGGCCTTGGACGCGTTCGGGTCCGCCTCGCACAACGTGGGGGTGCCGGTGTTCGCCTCGCAGGTGATGCCGGCGAATCCGGCGACGTTGGCCGGCTGGTTCCTGGCCACCTGGGCGGTCGGACTGCTCGGCGCGCACCAGGTGGTGCAGCGCCTGCACCGGGACCGCGAGTCCCGGCACGACGAGCGCGCGTTCGCCGCGGGCACCTGCGCCATGTCCGCGGCGTTCGTGCTCGCCTTCGCCCTGCCGTGGCCGTGGTTGCTGGTCACCGCGCTCGTCGCCGGGATCGCCGACGGCTACACCGAGATCACCTACACCACCCGGCTGCAGGCCGAACCCGATCCGGA
It encodes:
- a CDS encoding chorismate mutase — encoded protein: MTGHNSCPPSESERVLTPAEQVVQTTRGRIDEIDDQIIGLIEQRRKLSTEIQSARLGAGGTKISYGRENVVIGRYSRELGKPGRVLSLAILEVCRGALDRAARRPSDS
- a CDS encoding LysE family translocator, translated to MTWSNLGGFVLAVTLGAMVPGPTTALVIRRAALGGARSALPVVLGIEAGLLAWAVAAAAGVAALVAASEAAYTVLRVAGAVVLVVLGVQAWLASRHPAAELPVDEAAVRQNWRRAALSGLLTNLVNPKVAVFMFAFYPQFVPPGSDVLLTTLPLAALQVLIDGGWFMLIAVFVGMARKFFTRERVRRNLERVTGTVLIALGLRLALEKI
- a CDS encoding MFS transporter yields the protein MTELRRFQVLVAGATVSNFGGYLNMVALNLFVLERTGSAVSMGLFMTLRLAAGFAAGLAGGTVAARLPRKPVLIACDLGQAAALLALVAATAGGGDSGLVLLPVVAVATGLLGNTTVVLLRSSVPDLVGAANRMRANGMLVTGRAIAMTAGFATGGVLVAALGYHAAFVIDAVTFGVSAATVAVLALAFPAPSKATAPRAGAPVRRWARVAGLAAVPPVLAILGIRALDAFGSASHNVGVPVFASQVMPANPATLAGWFLATWAVGLLGAHQVVQRLHRDRESRHDERAFAAGTCAMSAAFVLAFALPWPWLLVTALVAGIADGYTEITYTTRLQAEPDPDRAHYFGFAAVAENVGLGAGLLAAAALTGLWPVVAVAGLMHGLVLVVAIACVAAGVLGKRGRTEAADAVGER